In Actinoplanes sp. NBC_00393, a single genomic region encodes these proteins:
- a CDS encoding putative bifunctional diguanylate cyclase/phosphodiesterase — protein sequence MPTRWPAALFGAWMAVLALVVALQPGLEIPLRLIAGGSTVAVMAVGIRRSRPDDVRPWWLLAAAVALSAAGGAASEAPSFITNWLLWLEPAGTALLLLAYVILAVALAGFVSRRTNSARDHAGLLDALTVTSGVALLIWTFVIGPRVEGSVGDGWTGLAMPVADLLCLGLLIRLATMPGRLVAPGHWLGAGVFAMLVADVARQPVLGHLAFYAAAGLAALIPSMAELTRPSEVPPSETSRSRLALLAVAALVAPTVLVAKMFRDGQVAGLTTVAALSMLMLLLVLARMAGIMTSHRQAMARERALRGASAALVSAVDAEAVGLAVRTAVAQLLPGDVPHGVVLAIAITQVEPQSPEAVAQAAVDRATGTAARLVTTRDVDWAVAVRLTQFTKTLRCPMVLIDRPGGDPLVGVLHVGAPTWALLELQRSVEVLAGQVALALERIALGHEVARRNSETYFRTLIQNTADVILIVDEQDRIRYASPSAVGVFGGDPTGAELPEVIHPGERNRLAEVLTAVRSGDQSQEQLDFRARGNRRTEVLLELHCRDLRAEPTVAGLVITMRDVTEQRRLEQELIHQAFHDAMTGLANRVLFNDRLKHALARGARDGSVVGVLFIDLDDFKIVNDTLGHAVGDQLLIEVANRIAGALRADDTAARLGGDEFAALVENVNDPGAVEETANRILAALAPPIMTDAKPLHAVASIGITTTPEANDADELLRQADLALYVAKGAGKNQWRRYQARLHNEMVERLELRSALDHAVNEGHFLLHYQPIVDLASGMAAGFEALVRWHHPKHGVITPDQFIEVAEESGLIVPMGRWVLEEALRTVAEWRRILPPGQAPYVSVNVSVRQFRESGFLDQVRNALQHTGVPPQGLMLEITETMLVKDDEQVWTNLATLREMGIRIAIDDFGTGYSSLAYLRQRPIDIVKIDKTFIDDMVTSQQPLALVSGIVSLAQSLGLTVVAEGIESTTHRELLVRMGCPLGQGYLFSSPLGPTEVLAWMRGPQPLAV from the coding sequence ATGCCGACACGGTGGCCCGCCGCCCTCTTCGGCGCCTGGATGGCGGTGCTCGCCCTCGTCGTGGCCCTGCAGCCCGGCCTGGAGATTCCGCTGCGCCTGATCGCCGGGGGATCCACGGTCGCGGTGATGGCCGTCGGAATCCGCCGCAGCCGGCCCGACGACGTACGCCCATGGTGGCTGCTCGCCGCCGCGGTGGCCCTCTCCGCCGCCGGTGGCGCCGCGTCCGAGGCGCCGTCCTTCATCACGAACTGGCTGCTCTGGCTGGAACCGGCCGGCACCGCTCTGCTGCTGCTCGCGTACGTGATCCTGGCTGTCGCCCTGGCCGGCTTCGTCAGCCGCCGCACCAACTCCGCCCGGGACCACGCCGGCCTGCTGGACGCTCTCACCGTCACCTCCGGGGTGGCGCTGCTGATCTGGACGTTCGTGATCGGGCCGCGGGTGGAGGGCTCGGTCGGCGACGGCTGGACCGGCCTGGCCATGCCGGTGGCCGACCTGCTCTGCCTCGGCCTGCTGATCCGGCTGGCCACCATGCCCGGCCGGCTCGTCGCGCCCGGGCACTGGCTCGGCGCCGGCGTGTTCGCGATGCTGGTCGCCGACGTGGCCCGCCAGCCGGTGCTCGGTCACCTCGCCTTCTACGCTGCCGCCGGGCTGGCCGCGCTGATCCCGTCGATGGCCGAACTGACCCGCCCGTCCGAGGTCCCGCCTTCCGAGACCAGCCGGAGCCGGCTCGCGCTGCTCGCCGTGGCGGCGCTGGTCGCGCCGACCGTGCTGGTGGCCAAGATGTTCCGGGACGGGCAGGTCGCCGGCCTGACCACGGTGGCCGCGCTGAGCATGCTGATGCTGTTGCTGGTGCTGGCCCGGATGGCCGGCATCATGACCAGTCACCGGCAGGCGATGGCCCGGGAACGGGCCCTGCGCGGGGCGTCCGCGGCGCTGGTCTCGGCAGTCGACGCCGAGGCCGTCGGACTCGCGGTACGCACGGCGGTCGCCCAGCTTCTCCCCGGCGACGTGCCGCACGGGGTGGTGCTCGCGATCGCGATCACCCAGGTCGAGCCGCAGTCGCCGGAGGCCGTCGCGCAGGCGGCCGTGGACCGGGCCACCGGTACGGCCGCCCGGCTGGTCACCACCCGCGACGTGGACTGGGCCGTCGCGGTACGCCTCACCCAGTTCACCAAGACGCTGCGCTGCCCGATGGTGCTCATCGACCGTCCCGGCGGCGACCCGCTCGTCGGTGTCCTGCACGTCGGCGCCCCGACCTGGGCACTGCTCGAGCTGCAACGGTCGGTGGAGGTGCTGGCCGGCCAGGTCGCCCTCGCGCTGGAACGGATCGCGCTCGGTCACGAGGTGGCCCGGCGCAACAGCGAGACCTACTTCCGCACCCTGATCCAGAACACCGCGGATGTCATCCTGATCGTCGACGAGCAGGACCGGATCCGGTACGCGAGCCCGTCCGCGGTCGGCGTGTTCGGCGGCGACCCGACCGGCGCCGAACTGCCCGAGGTGATCCACCCCGGCGAACGCAACCGGCTGGCCGAGGTGCTGACCGCGGTCCGCAGCGGCGACCAGTCGCAGGAGCAGCTCGACTTCCGGGCCCGCGGGAACCGGCGTACCGAGGTGCTCCTGGAACTGCACTGCCGGGACCTGCGGGCCGAACCGACCGTGGCCGGGCTGGTCATCACCATGCGGGACGTCACCGAGCAGCGCCGGCTCGAGCAGGAACTCATCCACCAGGCGTTCCACGACGCGATGACCGGGCTGGCGAACCGGGTGCTCTTCAACGACCGCCTCAAGCACGCCCTGGCCCGCGGCGCCCGGGACGGTTCAGTGGTAGGTGTCCTCTTCATCGACCTGGACGACTTCAAGATCGTCAACGACACGCTGGGCCACGCGGTCGGCGACCAACTGCTGATCGAGGTCGCCAACCGGATCGCCGGCGCGCTGCGGGCCGACGACACCGCGGCCCGGCTCGGCGGTGACGAGTTCGCCGCCCTGGTGGAGAACGTCAACGACCCGGGCGCGGTCGAGGAGACCGCCAACCGGATCCTGGCCGCCCTGGCCCCGCCGATCATGACCGACGCCAAGCCGCTGCACGCGGTCGCCAGCATCGGCATCACCACCACCCCCGAGGCGAACGACGCCGACGAACTGCTCCGGCAGGCCGACCTGGCCCTGTACGTGGCCAAGGGCGCCGGCAAGAACCAGTGGCGCCGCTACCAGGCGCGCCTGCACAACGAGATGGTGGAACGGCTGGAGCTGCGCTCGGCGCTCGACCACGCGGTGAACGAGGGCCATTTCCTGCTGCACTACCAGCCGATCGTCGACCTGGCGTCCGGGATGGCGGCCGGCTTCGAGGCGCTGGTCCGCTGGCACCACCCGAAGCACGGCGTGATCACGCCGGACCAGTTCATCGAGGTGGCCGAGGAGAGCGGCCTGATCGTGCCGATGGGCCGCTGGGTGCTGGAGGAGGCGCTGCGCACCGTCGCCGAGTGGCGGCGCATCCTGCCGCCGGGCCAAGCTCCGTACGTGAGCGTCAACGTCTCCGTCCGGCAGTTCCGGGAGAGCGGGTTCCTCGACCAGGTGCGCAACGCGCTGCAGCACACCGGGGTGCCACCGCAGGGCCTGATGCTGGAGATCACCGAGACGATGCTGGTCAAGGACGACGAGCAGGTCTGGACCAACCTCGCCACGCTGCGCGAGATGGGCATCCGCATCGCCATCGACGACTTCGGCACCGGGTACTCGTCGCTCGCCTACCTTCGCCAGCGCCCGATCGACATCGTGAAGATCGACAAGACGTTCATCGACGACATGGTCACCAGCCAGCAGCCGTTGGCGCTGGTCAGCGGCATCGTCAGCCTGGCCCAGTCGCTCGGCCTGACCGTGGTCGCCGAGGGCATCGAAAGCACCACCCACCGCGAGCTGCTGGTCCGGATGGGCTGCCCCCTGGGCCAGGGCTACCTCTTCTCCAGCCCGCTGGGCCCCACCGAGGTCCTGGCCTGGATGCGCGGCCCCCAGCCCCTCGCCGTCTGA
- a CDS encoding NAD-dependent epimerase/dehydratase family protein encodes MRVVIVGASGNAGTALLRRLRATEPDVEPVGVSRRAPDNPGIPWHTVDVGADDATDRLAEIFAGADAVVNLAWQIQPSHDQQRLYRTNVLGSRSVFRAVVRAGVPAIMHASSVGVYAPGPKWAFVKETWLRTGVPESSYSRHKSLVERMLDEIESDHPTLRVVRLRPGLIFQRDAGTEIGRYFAGPLLPARLLSFGWIPLLPQHPGLRMQAVHADDVADAYVRALRADVRGAFNIAAGPVLDPRVVGDAFHGVPLPVPGLLLEGAAALSWWLRLQPVDRGWVRLALKAPLMSCDRAAAELGWRPQTDAVAALRELVAGLAGRAHTDSPPLRADPDLPGRMGGLLRGRLPGTGNPY; translated from the coding sequence ATGCGTGTAGTGATCGTGGGAGCCAGCGGCAACGCCGGTACAGCCCTGTTGCGCCGCCTCCGCGCCACCGAACCCGACGTCGAACCCGTCGGTGTGTCCCGCCGCGCACCGGACAATCCCGGCATCCCCTGGCACACCGTCGATGTAGGCGCCGACGACGCCACCGACCGCCTCGCCGAGATCTTCGCCGGCGCGGACGCCGTGGTGAACCTGGCCTGGCAGATTCAGCCGAGTCACGACCAGCAGCGGCTGTACCGGACGAACGTGCTGGGCAGCCGCTCCGTCTTCCGGGCTGTCGTGCGGGCCGGCGTGCCGGCGATCATGCACGCCTCGTCGGTCGGTGTCTACGCGCCCGGGCCGAAGTGGGCGTTCGTCAAGGAGACCTGGTTGCGCACGGGCGTGCCGGAATCGTCCTACAGCCGCCACAAGTCACTCGTGGAACGGATGCTCGACGAGATCGAGAGCGACCACCCGACGCTGCGGGTGGTCCGGCTGCGGCCCGGCCTGATCTTCCAGCGGGACGCCGGCACCGAGATCGGCCGCTACTTCGCCGGACCGCTGCTGCCCGCCCGGTTGCTCAGCTTCGGCTGGATCCCGCTGCTGCCGCAACATCCGGGTCTGCGCATGCAGGCGGTGCACGCCGACGACGTCGCCGACGCCTATGTGCGGGCACTCCGGGCCGACGTGCGGGGCGCCTTCAACATCGCGGCCGGCCCGGTGCTCGATCCGCGGGTGGTCGGGGACGCTTTCCACGGCGTACCCCTGCCTGTTCCTGGTCTTCTGCTCGAGGGCGCCGCCGCGCTCAGCTGGTGGTTGCGGCTGCAGCCGGTGGATCGGGGTTGGGTCCGGCTGGCGCTGAAAGCGCCGCTGATGAGCTGCGACCGTGCGGCGGCCGAGCTGGGCTGGCGCCCGCAGACCGATGCGGTGGCCGCGCTGCGCGAGCTGGTCGCGGGCCTGGCCGGCCGCGCTCACACCGACAGCCCGCCGCTCCGCGCCGACCCCGACCTGCCCGGCCGCATGGGCGGTCTCCTGCGAGGCCGCCTGCCCGGCACCGGAAACCCCTACTGA
- a CDS encoding histone-like nucleoid-structuring protein Lsr2, translated as MAKQIITLLTDDLDGGEADRTVEFGLDGVNYTIDLSEKNAGKLRKALEPFLSAATRLGRNGGAPAAARRAAPAATSRSSRDQNQAIREWANKNGHNVSERGRIPSHVVEAYHSKR; from the coding sequence ATGGCCAAGCAGATAATTACCCTTCTCACCGACGACCTCGACGGAGGCGAAGCCGACCGCACCGTTGAATTTGGGCTCGACGGCGTGAACTACACGATCGACCTGTCCGAGAAGAACGCCGGCAAGCTGCGTAAGGCCCTGGAACCGTTCCTCTCCGCTGCGACCCGGCTGGGCCGCAACGGTGGTGCTCCGGCCGCCGCCCGGCGGGCCGCTCCGGCTGCGACGAGCCGGTCCAGCCGCGACCAGAACCAGGCCATCCGCGAGTGGGCCAACAAGAACGGGCACAACGTGTCCGAGCGTGGCCGGATCCCGAGTCACGTCGTCGAGGCCTACCACAGCAAGCGATAA
- a CDS encoding HipA family kinase, translating to MLREVTAIRYVTPLREGGSLPGVVEADDFGTYVVKFRGAGQGPRALVAEVIAGELARRLGLPVPELARVELDPVVARAEPDEEVQELIKASAGGNLGMDFLPGALGYDPNAHPVEAGLASRVLAFDAFVENVDRSWRNPNLLIWHGDLWLIDHGATLYFHHNWPRAATAVHRAYRWDDHVLKPYATRLAEEGPALAARITPALLEEVLALVPDEWLDDEGTRDAYLNHLSQRAAQPEAWLP from the coding sequence GTGCTGCGTGAGGTCACCGCTATTCGGTATGTCACCCCGCTTCGGGAAGGGGGCTCGCTTCCCGGCGTCGTCGAGGCTGACGACTTCGGGACGTATGTGGTGAAGTTCCGCGGGGCCGGGCAAGGGCCGCGGGCTCTGGTGGCGGAAGTGATCGCCGGGGAGCTGGCGCGGCGGCTCGGGCTGCCGGTTCCGGAGCTGGCCCGGGTGGAGCTCGATCCGGTGGTGGCGCGGGCTGAGCCGGACGAAGAGGTTCAGGAGCTGATCAAGGCCAGCGCCGGCGGGAATCTGGGCATGGATTTCCTGCCGGGGGCGCTCGGGTACGACCCGAACGCACACCCCGTCGAAGCGGGGCTGGCCAGCCGGGTGCTGGCGTTCGACGCCTTCGTCGAGAACGTGGACCGCAGCTGGCGTAACCCGAACCTGCTGATCTGGCACGGCGACCTCTGGCTCATCGACCACGGGGCGACCCTCTACTTTCATCACAACTGGCCGCGGGCGGCGACCGCGGTGCACAGGGCGTATCGCTGGGATGATCATGTGTTGAAGCCCTACGCCACACGGCTGGCCGAAGAGGGCCCGGCCCTGGCGGCGCGGATCACGCCGGCGCTCCTCGAGGAGGTCCTCGCGCTCGTTCCCGACGAGTGGCTGGATGACGAGGGCACCCGGGACGCATATCTGAACCACCTGTCGCAGCGCGCGGCCCAGCCGGAAGCGTGGTTGCCGTGA
- a CDS encoding DUF3037 domain-containing protein translates to MAPYEYAIIQAVPRIERGELINVGVLLYCQRHEFLSARTHLDEDRLRALDPAADVPAIRAALESWARTCAGGGASEQMRLGERFRWLVAPRSTVLRAGPVHMGLAADPAAELERLVDLLVR, encoded by the coding sequence ATGGCGCCCTACGAGTACGCGATCATCCAGGCCGTCCCACGGATCGAGCGCGGTGAGCTGATCAACGTTGGCGTGTTGCTCTACTGCCAGCGGCATGAATTCCTCTCTGCCCGCACCCATCTGGACGAGGACCGGCTGCGCGCGCTGGACCCGGCCGCCGATGTGCCGGCCATCCGGGCCGCCCTGGAGTCCTGGGCGCGGACCTGCGCCGGTGGCGGCGCCTCCGAGCAGATGCGGCTGGGCGAACGCTTCCGCTGGCTGGTCGCGCCGCGCAGCACAGTGCTTCGCGCCGGGCCGGTCCACATGGGCCTGGCAGCGGACCCGGCCGCCGAGTTGGAGAGGCTCGTGGACCTGCTGGTCCGCTGA
- a CDS encoding transglutaminase-like domain-containing protein gives MDYTRQTAYSDPRHHLARLTALPDDVNGIAAVVRNLVVHYRASGLPFSPARLAEIDSRWVDRMLDADASRFTAPLDAPRPAEQRIVGCCRDFTLLTVAALRAHGVPARSRVGFADYLDEGFHTDHVIAEYHDGARWVAVDAQLDPAAGFPVDVADVPLGSGGLRTAAQSWLACRGGDDPSTYGVGPGHPIGGSRMIGQYVLTELAHRMGDELLLWDTWGYTADLADQMAGRSFEDAWSHLPPWQPVELALVDELAELLLAADAGDRVAEEKLVVRYTEDPRLHPGDAVVCHSPRGVRASVNLVRRTSTMS, from the coding sequence ATGGACTACACGCGACAGACCGCCTACTCCGATCCGCGGCACCATCTCGCCCGGCTCACCGCTCTGCCCGACGACGTCAACGGGATCGCGGCCGTGGTCCGCAACCTCGTCGTGCACTATCGGGCCTCCGGCCTGCCGTTTTCCCCCGCCCGGCTCGCCGAGATCGACAGCCGCTGGGTCGATCGCATGCTCGACGCGGACGCTTCCCGGTTCACCGCGCCGCTCGACGCGCCCCGGCCGGCGGAGCAGCGGATCGTCGGCTGCTGCCGGGACTTCACGCTGCTGACCGTGGCGGCCCTGCGGGCTCACGGCGTGCCGGCGCGCAGCCGGGTCGGTTTCGCCGACTACCTGGATGAGGGCTTCCACACCGACCACGTGATCGCGGAGTATCACGACGGTGCCCGATGGGTCGCCGTCGACGCCCAACTGGACCCCGCGGCCGGCTTCCCGGTGGACGTCGCGGACGTCCCACTCGGCTCCGGCGGCCTGCGCACGGCGGCGCAGTCCTGGCTGGCCTGCCGCGGTGGTGACGACCCCTCGACGTACGGGGTGGGGCCCGGTCATCCCATCGGCGGCTCCCGCATGATCGGTCAGTATGTGCTGACCGAGCTGGCCCACCGGATGGGCGACGAGTTGCTGCTTTGGGACACGTGGGGCTACACAGCTGACCTGGCCGATCAGATGGCCGGGCGGTCGTTCGAGGACGCCTGGTCGCATCTGCCGCCGTGGCAGCCGGTCGAGCTGGCTTTGGTGGACGAGCTCGCGGAGCTGTTGCTGGCGGCGGACGCGGGGGACCGGGTCGCTGAGGAGAAGCTGGTGGTCCGCTATACCGAGGACCCGCGGCTCCACCCGGGTGATGCGGTCGTCTGCCATTCGCCCCGCGGCGTCCGGGCCTCGGTCAACCTGGTCCGGCGCACCTCGACCATGTCCTGA
- a CDS encoding MerR family transcriptional regulator: MSMTISEFGRRAGLSIKALRLYDVSGLLPPAEVDADSNYRRYSADQLERAGRISLLRRLGMPLAVITELIDLPDAEAAQRLDRWWATEEAAVAARRESYTWLRTRLVHGNEPDRDYPVHIALRPAQKVATLQIVVDQPNLVTAMGSAEWEIRRHLEEQGATATGEHWVIYPAPVTPDGETAIEVCVPYSGSVEPVGRLTIRMEPEQLMAYAVVIRDDCFFPRIAQAYEAVWAHVSAAGHLLAASPREIYLDSWERLSGSDPFAHVAQPIEG; this comes from the coding sequence ATGTCGATGACGATCAGCGAGTTCGGCCGCCGGGCCGGTCTGTCCATCAAGGCGCTCCGGCTCTATGACGTCTCCGGCCTGCTCCCACCCGCCGAGGTGGATGCCGACAGCAACTACCGGCGATATTCGGCCGACCAGTTGGAGCGGGCCGGGCGGATCAGCCTGCTGCGCCGGCTCGGCATGCCGCTCGCGGTCATCACCGAGCTGATCGACCTGCCCGACGCCGAGGCGGCGCAGCGACTTGATCGCTGGTGGGCCACCGAGGAGGCGGCGGTCGCCGCCCGGCGGGAGAGTTACACCTGGTTGCGCACCCGTCTGGTGCACGGCAACGAGCCCGACCGGGATTACCCGGTGCACATCGCCCTGCGGCCCGCACAGAAGGTGGCCACCCTCCAGATCGTTGTCGACCAGCCGAATCTGGTCACCGCCATGGGCTCGGCCGAGTGGGAGATCCGCCGGCACCTCGAGGAGCAGGGCGCGACCGCCACCGGCGAGCACTGGGTGATCTATCCGGCTCCGGTCACTCCGGACGGTGAGACGGCCATCGAGGTCTGCGTGCCGTATTCGGGGTCGGTCGAGCCGGTCGGCCGGCTCACCATCCGGATGGAGCCGGAGCAGCTGATGGCCTACGCCGTGGTGATCCGGGACGACTGCTTCTTCCCGCGGATCGCCCAGGCCTATGAGGCCGTCTGGGCGCACGTCTCCGCGGCCGGTCACCTTCTCGCCGCCTCGCCGCGGGAGATCTACCTCGACTCGTGGGAGCGGCTCAGCGGAAGCGACCCGTTCGCGCACGTCGCACAACCGATCGAAGGGTGA
- a CDS encoding ATP-dependent DNA ligase — MQLPLNPPVKPMLAKPVADIPPGQIYEPKWDGFRSIIFRDGDEVEIGSRNEKPMTRYFPEVVEAVLANFPERVVIDGEIIVADTERNTLDFEALQQRIHPAASRVKLLSEQTPAGFVAFDLLAIGDEDLSELPFGERRDRLVETLKNAKPPVYVTPATDDLDTARRWFDEFEGAGLDGLIAKARDLTYQPDKRVMTKIKHKRTADCVVAGYRVHKSAENRIGSLLLGLYDERDILVSVGVIGSFPIKVREELFEELQPLVTSFEGHPWDWAAHMQGERTPRKNEVSRWNNGKDLSFTPLRPERVVEVRYDYMEGIRFRHTAQFERWRPDRDPHTCTYEQLERPVRFDLAEVLTGR; from the coding sequence ATGCAGCTGCCGCTCAACCCACCGGTCAAGCCGATGCTCGCCAAGCCCGTCGCCGACATCCCGCCCGGGCAGATCTACGAGCCCAAATGGGACGGGTTCCGGTCGATCATCTTCCGGGACGGCGACGAGGTGGAGATCGGGAGTCGCAACGAGAAGCCGATGACCCGCTACTTCCCCGAGGTGGTCGAGGCGGTTCTGGCCAACTTCCCGGAACGGGTGGTGATCGACGGGGAGATCATCGTCGCCGACACCGAGCGCAACACGCTCGATTTCGAGGCCCTCCAGCAGCGCATCCATCCGGCGGCCAGCCGGGTCAAGCTGCTCTCCGAGCAGACTCCGGCCGGCTTCGTCGCCTTCGACCTGCTGGCGATCGGCGACGAGGATCTCAGCGAGCTGCCGTTCGGCGAGCGCCGCGATCGTCTGGTGGAGACCCTGAAGAACGCGAAACCACCGGTGTACGTCACTCCCGCGACCGACGACCTGGACACCGCCCGGCGCTGGTTCGACGAGTTCGAGGGCGCCGGCCTGGACGGGTTGATCGCGAAGGCCCGCGACCTCACCTACCAGCCGGACAAGCGGGTGATGACCAAGATCAAGCACAAGCGGACCGCCGACTGCGTGGTGGCCGGCTACCGCGTGCACAAGTCGGCGGAGAACCGGATCGGTTCGCTGCTGCTCGGCCTCTACGACGAGCGCGACATCCTGGTCAGCGTCGGGGTGATCGGCTCGTTCCCGATCAAGGTCCGGGAGGAGCTGTTCGAGGAGCTCCAGCCGCTGGTCACCTCCTTCGAGGGCCACCCGTGGGACTGGGCGGCGCACATGCAGGGCGAGCGCACCCCACGGAAGAACGAGGTCAGCCGGTGGAACAACGGCAAGGACCTCTCGTTCACCCCGCTGCGGCCGGAGCGGGTGGTGGAGGTCCGCTACGACTACATGGAGGGCATCCGGTTCCGGCACACCGCGCAGTTCGAGCGGTGGCGTCCCGACCGCGACCCCCACACCTGCACTTACGAGCAGCTGGAGCGCCCGGTCCGGTTCGACCTCGCCGAGGTGCTGACCGGTCGATGA
- a CDS encoding alpha/beta hydrolase encodes MQRRLAAALVTALTLFASGCTLPAFAPNGAAEPAKPGGAASTAGAPAQWQPCPAVPEKLVGRAAGGMTYECASVAVPRDWAAPSSGETYEIEMIRIRSKAQQNRIGSLLLNPGGPGGSGIDTAVYLSFGQALGGLPTAVTDRFDIVGFDPRGVGRSSPVKCIDNDDQDANFGSDPDPVDQADFDQVAALNKKIADGCAEKYGPQLPFFSTEQAARDLDALRAAVGDPKLTYLGYSYGTLLGATYAQLFPQNVRALVLDGAVDPTENYVQGSEAQAKGFERAFTNFTKWCEQTPGKCPIAPDARGAVTDALAKAEASPVKGADGRDATPGWIFYGLISSLYTESGWASVAAAIDDLQRSDASGIFALADQYAERKPDGSYSNLFDANMAVNCADTDDAPTVEEIRRLQSEWRAKYPLFGAPLAMGMLGCSYWTGKRDPYPTGPATGAPPILVVGTTGDPATPYENTADLAKMLGGGRVLTWEGEGHTAYPSTACIRDAVDGYLIDLTLPQEGLRCPAR; translated from the coding sequence GTGCAGAGACGTCTGGCCGCCGCACTCGTCACCGCGTTGACCCTGTTCGCCTCCGGGTGCACGCTGCCCGCCTTCGCGCCGAACGGCGCCGCCGAGCCGGCCAAGCCGGGTGGCGCGGCGAGCACCGCGGGCGCCCCGGCGCAGTGGCAGCCCTGCCCTGCCGTGCCGGAGAAGCTGGTCGGCCGGGCCGCGGGCGGTATGACGTACGAGTGCGCCTCGGTCGCCGTGCCGCGGGACTGGGCCGCGCCGAGCAGCGGCGAGACCTATGAGATCGAGATGATCCGGATCCGGTCGAAGGCCCAGCAGAACCGGATCGGGTCGCTGCTGCTCAACCCGGGTGGTCCGGGCGGCTCGGGCATCGACACCGCGGTTTATCTGTCGTTCGGCCAGGCGCTGGGCGGCCTGCCCACCGCGGTCACCGACCGGTTCGACATCGTCGGGTTCGACCCGCGCGGGGTGGGCCGGTCCAGCCCGGTGAAGTGCATCGACAACGACGATCAGGACGCCAACTTCGGCAGCGATCCGGACCCGGTGGACCAGGCCGACTTCGACCAGGTCGCCGCGCTGAACAAGAAGATCGCGGACGGCTGCGCCGAGAAGTACGGTCCGCAGCTGCCCTTCTTCTCGACCGAGCAGGCCGCCCGCGACCTGGACGCGCTGCGTGCCGCGGTCGGCGACCCCAAGCTGACCTACCTGGGTTACTCGTACGGGACGTTGCTCGGCGCCACGTACGCCCAGCTCTTCCCGCAGAACGTGCGGGCCCTCGTGCTCGACGGCGCGGTCGACCCCACGGAGAACTACGTGCAGGGTTCGGAGGCGCAGGCCAAGGGTTTCGAGCGGGCGTTCACCAACTTCACGAAGTGGTGCGAGCAGACGCCGGGCAAGTGCCCGATCGCCCCGGACGCGCGCGGCGCCGTGACCGACGCCCTGGCCAAGGCCGAGGCCTCCCCGGTGAAGGGTGCGGACGGCCGGGACGCCACCCCGGGCTGGATCTTCTACGGGCTGATCTCGTCGCTCTACACCGAGTCCGGCTGGGCCAGCGTGGCCGCCGCGATCGACGATCTGCAGCGCAGTGACGCGTCCGGCATCTTCGCCCTCGCCGACCAGTACGCGGAACGCAAACCGGACGGCAGCTACTCCAACCTCTTCGACGCGAACATGGCGGTGAACTGCGCGGACACCGACGACGCCCCGACCGTGGAGGAGATCCGCCGGCTGCAGTCCGAGTGGCGCGCGAAGTATCCGCTGTTCGGCGCGCCGCTCGCGATGGGCATGCTGGGCTGTTCGTACTGGACCGGCAAGCGCGACCCCTATCCGACCGGCCCGGCGACCGGCGCACCCCCGATCCTCGTGGTCGGCACCACCGGTGACCCCGCCACGCCGTACGAGAACACCGCCGACCTGGCGAAGATGCTGGGCGGGGGCCGGGTGCTGACGTGGGAGGGCGAGGGGCACACGGCGTACCCGTCGACCGCCTGCATCCGCGACGCGGTGGACGGCTATCTCATCGATCTGACGTTGCCTCAGGAGGGGCTGCGCTGTCCGGCACGCTGA
- a CDS encoding potassium channel family protein: MNALLMLPRWFYRRLVWLANSPKTLILSYLLLIVLCGTLYHYFEPDTSVGDAVWWAVVTASTVGYGDISPETWQARVIAAVLISVMVLLVIPLITAQFASRLIVDNDAFRHEEQEELKANLRHVRELLEEMAARQGVSVPDSAAPPEATSDR; this comes from the coding sequence ATGAACGCGCTGCTCATGCTGCCTCGGTGGTTCTACCGCAGGCTGGTCTGGCTGGCCAACTCGCCGAAGACGCTGATCCTCTCGTACCTGCTTCTGATCGTGTTGTGCGGCACCCTCTACCACTATTTCGAGCCGGACACCTCCGTCGGCGACGCGGTCTGGTGGGCCGTGGTCACCGCTTCCACCGTGGGCTACGGCGACATCTCTCCGGAGACCTGGCAGGCGCGGGTGATCGCCGCTGTGCTCATCTCGGTGATGGTGCTCCTGGTGATCCCGTTGATCACCGCTCAGTTCGCCAGCCGGCTGATCGTCGACAACGACGCGTTCCGCCACGAGGAGCAGGAGGAGCTCAAAGCGAACCTGCGCCACGTCCGCGAGTTGCTCGAAGAGATGGCCGCCCGGCAGGGCGTCAGCGTGCCGGACAGCGCAGCCCCTCCTGAGGCAACGTCAGATCGATGA